Within the Desulfobacterales bacterium genome, the region GTCAGAATCAGGTTGCTGCCCCCCACATCCTGATTCCGGTTTTCAGTATTAAATATATGCCCAAATGCATCGGCCAGCACCGGAATTTTCCCGGCATCTCCTTTCAGGTAACTGTCGTAACTGAATTCAATGCCTTCCAGGCCATGGCCATCGATGCCGGAAAAACCCAATATCTGTGCCGCAAGCATCGTATTGGGATAAAACCGGCTGTGTTCGGAAACGAACTCGACACCCTCAAGATTCAGTTCCGCGACCTTTGCGGCTTCCTTGGGCGTCGCCTGCCGTTTTACCCATACAAACGCCCGTTTCGATGACAGTTCCCGTTCCAGCGACTTTCTGCCAATCTGTAACGTTTTGGAAAGCACAGCGGCAGCTTCCGACGCATGGCCGATTTTACCGGGATATGCCCCGATCGATGTGCCGTCAATGGTGACAGCCATTTCTCTGTGTCTGGCGTCAAAAATGCTACCACGTTTTCCATAAGCCGTCACAGACTTTTCATATTGCTGTTCGGCCTCACCCAAAAGCCACGATGCCCTGTAAATCTGCAGGTAACCGGCCCTGGCGCCAATAACGGCAAACAAAGCGGCAAAGACCAGCGCCACCACATTGATTCTTGATTTCAACTGTTTTTTTTGAACAGGCTTCATGGAATCACAATCATATTCTCTGCGGTAGGCATAACCAACCCGAGCTGTTTCGAAGCAATCCGGGCAATCCGGTTCGGTGATTTTAAACGCGCCAGCTCAATTTTCAAATTTTTCTGCCGCCTGATCAGTTTCTCACATTGCTGAGATTCTTTTGTAATCTCATATCCGATCCGGATACACTGAACCCGGCACCAGGCGTAACAGAACAACTCCCCGAGAAAAACAACCATAATCAGCATCCATACAGCGGTCAGTTTCGGATTTCGATTATACATTTTTTTCTTTTGATTCACAGGTTCAGCTCCCAGACTGCCCATCAAGTTCCAATGGCCCGATTACAGCTTTTCCATCACTCTGAGTTTTGCGCTTCTGGCCATGGGGTTATCGGCGATTTCAGCCGCAGAGGGTATCAATGGCTTTCGGGTCAATCGGCGAACCTGTGGCCGATTGCCACACATGCACACCGGAAAATCAGGAGGACAGGTACAGCCTTTTTCAAGGTCCCTGATTCGGTGTTTGACAATGCGGTCTTCAAGTGAGTGAAACGTCAGCACACAGAGACGGCCTTCAGGATTCAACAGTTCCGCCACATGACTCATGAAATCATCGATCCGCTCAAGCTCTCTGTTCACTGCAATTCTGAGCGCCATAAATACCCGGGTGGCCGGATGGATACGCCGGGTCATCTGCGCTTTTACAGGAATCGAATCGCATACGATCTGAGTCAGCTGACGGCTGGTACGGATCCGTCCCGTAATTCGTTCTTTTACAATCCGGCGGGCAATCCTCCTCGCCCAGCGTTCTTCACCGTAACGAAAAAATATGTTGCTCAGCTCATCCTCTTCAAGGGTGTTCACCAGGTCTTCAGCCGTCACATCAGTTTGAATATCCATACGCATATCCAGAGGCTCATCTTTTCGGAAGCTGAATCCTCTTCCACTTCCTTCTATGTGGTGTAACGACAGACCGAGATCGAGAACAATACCGTCAACGGCATCAATGAAAAGTTGAGATAAAATACGGGGAAGACTTGTAAAGTTGTCATGAAGCAGATGAATGTTTGATGAGTATGGCTTCAATATTTTTTCGGCATTTTCAATGGCATCCATGTCCTGATCGATTCCGATCAGGATACCGTCAGGGGAAATGCGCTCCAATATTTTCCTGGCGTGACCGGCCCCGCCCAACGTGCAGTCAACATAAATTTTACCCGGACGGCAGTTGAGGTAATTGACCACCTCATTTGGCATCACCGAAACATGTCGGTATATCATAAAATCAAAGTCCCAGTTGTGTTATTTCGTTTCTGACCTCCTCCTTTCTCATATCTTCTTCCAGAAATTCATTTTCCTTATCCCAGTTATCCCGGGACCAGATCTCAAAATGATCCAGAACGCCGACAAGCACGGCGTCTTTTCCCAGCTGGGCATATGTCTTTAAAAACGGAGGAATCAGAATCCGACCCTGTTTATCAAAGGTACATTCAACCGCGCCACCCAGAAACACTCTTCTGAAACGACGCATCATATCACTTTTTTCGGCCATGGACAGTATTCTCTTTTCAATGTTGCTCCATTCCTCGAGCGAATAGGCAACCAGACACAAATCCATTTTGGATACCATGATGGAATTTGAAAAACCGTTACCTTTCAATACATCCCGGAATCTTGCCGGAACGATAATACGGCTTTTGTCATCTATTGTGTGAAAGGAGCATCCTCGAAACATATTGTCCATAATCCCCACTATGTGCCACCTAGTTTGATATAAGAGTATATTTTCAAATACCTGTCAAGAAAAATATTATTATTTTATACTAGTTAGCATTGTGGTGCCTTGTGGGGTCCGGTCTCGCACCATCCGCAAAAAGATGAGCCTCTTGAGCATTCCTTGACAACAAGCCATGGGAGCTGGTACTGTTTTTTCCAGCATTCATCTGGCCTATGCCAGGTGCACAGAAACAATAGCCCCTGACACTGCCGGATATGTATCGCTTTCGACTCCCTGACATGCAAAATCGGCAGCCTGAAAACCGCTGAATTTCAATTTCAACCAATCCATCCGGCATGCAGGATATTTTTAAGGCGGTTTCAATCAATCAAGCGCACGGGGGGGAAAACCAGAAATGATAGCGATCAGACAATTTCGATATTCGTCAGACAATTTTGGTTATCTCATTCATAACCAACGTTTTGCTATGGCGATAGATGCCGGCGCTGTTCAATCGATCCTTTCTTATATCAAGCACCATGGCCTTGAACTGAACTATGTCACCAATACGCACAGCCACACGGACCACACGTCCGGCAATGCAGCCGTTCTCAAGGCATCCGGTGCCAGATTCATACCGGCAGAAGAAATAGTCAGACTGCCGGCCATCGAATGGGAAGGACATCCAGTCCACATCTATCCGACCCCCGGGCACACGCACGATTCGATCTGCTTCCATATCGACAGTTTTTTAATTACCGGAGACACGCTGTTCAACGGCACGGTGGGTAACTGCTTTACCGGCGACCTGAAAGGATTTTATGACTCCATCAAGCGACTGATGTCATTGCCGGAAGACACCCGGGTATATGCCGGGCATGATTATGTCAAAAATGCCATGCACTTTGCAAAGCAACTCGAACCGGACAATTCAGCTATTGACCATTTTCTGCGCACATATAATCCAGCGAATGTGTATTCAACGCTGCATGACGAATTAAACATCAATCCGTATCTGAGATTTAACCAGAAAGGCATTATTTCCATCCTGGAAGCCAGAGGGCTGCCGGTCGACACGGAGTATCAGCGATGGGAATCGGTTATGCATTTGGAATAACAAAAAATTTTAATTTAAGCATCCTGCGGCCGTCGGCACCGGCCGTATACGGATTGTTTTCGAAAACCGGAAAAAATCATAACCACTGATGACGCATCCAAATGACACATCTATTCGAAGGGCATGAAAAAAAACTCGAGATCATTCTTCGCAAGCCTCAAGAGGGATTGCGCTGCAA harbors:
- a CDS encoding MBL fold metallo-hydrolase, encoding MIAIRQFRYSSDNFGYLIHNQRFAMAIDAGAVQSILSYIKHHGLELNYVTNTHSHTDHTSGNAAVLKASGARFIPAEEIVRLPAIEWEGHPVHIYPTPGHTHDSICFHIDSFLITGDTLFNGTVGNCFTGDLKGFYDSIKRLMSLPEDTRVYAGHDYVKNAMHFAKQLEPDNSAIDHFLRTYNPANVYSTLHDELNINPYLRFNQKGIISILEARGLPVDTEYQRWESVMHLE
- a CDS encoding cell division protein FtsL → MNQKKKMYNRNPKLTAVWMLIMVVFLGELFCYAWCRVQCIRIGYEITKESQQCEKLIRRQKNLKIELARLKSPNRIARIASKQLGLVMPTAENMIVIP
- the rsmH gene encoding 16S rRNA (cytosine(1402)-N(4))-methyltransferase RsmH; the encoded protein is MIYRHVSVMPNEVVNYLNCRPGKIYVDCTLGGAGHARKILERISPDGILIGIDQDMDAIENAEKILKPYSSNIHLLHDNFTSLPRILSQLFIDAVDGIVLDLGLSLHHIEGSGRGFSFRKDEPLDMRMDIQTDVTAEDLVNTLEEDELSNIFFRYGEERWARRIARRIVKERITGRIRTSRQLTQIVCDSIPVKAQMTRRIHPATRVFMALRIAVNRELERIDDFMSHVAELLNPEGRLCVLTFHSLEDRIVKHRIRDLEKGCTCPPDFPVCMCGNRPQVRRLTRKPLIPSAAEIADNPMARSAKLRVMEKL
- the mraZ gene encoding division/cell wall cluster transcriptional repressor MraZ, with the translated sequence MFRGCSFHTIDDKSRIIVPARFRDVLKGNGFSNSIMVSKMDLCLVAYSLEEWSNIEKRILSMAEKSDMMRRFRRVFLGGAVECTFDKQGRILIPPFLKTYAQLGKDAVLVGVLDHFEIWSRDNWDKENEFLEEDMRKEEVRNEITQLGL